A region of Planococcus sp. MSAK28401 DNA encodes the following proteins:
- the menH gene encoding 2-succinyl-6-hydroxy-2,4-cyclohexadiene-1-carboxylate synthase, translating into MELMANGVHYHIEVSGDETLPVLVLLHGFTGSTATWKTVIENWRDYRIVAIDLNGHGQTESPADESRYAMERQLDDLDFIFKEMKLEKFTLLGYSMGGRTALGYACEFPDRIDQLILESASPGLKTEAAREERRERDAQLAINIVDGGLEQFVEKWENIPLFASQKFLSEHVRQQIRQERLAQSVLGLANSLKGMGTGSQRSYWDCLPELDMPVLLVTGELDSKFCAIAREMEELLPNAEHRIISAGHAIHVEKPAEFATMVMERLNGINEED; encoded by the coding sequence ATGGAATTGATGGCAAATGGAGTTCACTATCATATTGAAGTGTCGGGAGATGAAACCCTTCCTGTCCTAGTCTTGCTCCATGGCTTTACGGGCAGCACCGCTACATGGAAAACGGTCATTGAAAACTGGAGAGACTATAGGATAGTGGCGATCGACTTGAACGGGCATGGTCAGACAGAAAGCCCGGCAGACGAAAGCCGTTATGCGATGGAGCGGCAGCTGGATGACCTTGATTTCATTTTTAAGGAAATGAAGTTGGAGAAATTCACATTGCTCGGCTATTCGATGGGCGGGCGTACGGCACTTGGCTATGCATGTGAATTTCCAGACCGCATTGACCAGCTTATTTTGGAAAGTGCTTCACCTGGCTTGAAAACAGAAGCTGCAAGAGAAGAGCGCCGAGAACGGGATGCGCAGCTAGCCATTAATATTGTTGATGGTGGACTAGAGCAATTCGTTGAGAAATGGGAGAATATCCCGTTGTTTGCCAGCCAGAAATTCTTGTCGGAACACGTGCGGCAGCAAATAAGACAAGAACGGCTGGCACAATCTGTGCTAGGTTTGGCGAATAGCTTGAAGGGCATGGGCACAGGTTCACAGCGATCTTATTGGGACTGTTTGCCGGAATTGGATATGCCAGTTTTGCTGGTGACCGGGGAACTGGATTCGAAATTTTGCGCCATCGCGCGTGAGATGGAGGAATTATTGCCAAACGCGGAACACCGCATCATTTCCGCGGGACATGCGATTCATGTGGAAAAACCGGCTGAATTTGCTACAATGGTTATGGAACGATTAAATGGAATTAATGAGGAGGACTAG
- a CDS encoding alpha/beta hydrolase family protein — protein sequence MKNGDIESMRWYPSPNPNVRLREVTYWSEGLRIKGLLAQPKKDDAGSGILYLRGGIQSIGMVRPARIAQFAGMGFTVFAPYYRGNRGGEGKDEFAGEDRYDAVNAVEVLKKFSAGPVHLLAFSRGGIMALWTAVLRSDICSVVTWAGVTDTVLTYKERLDMRRMMKRLYGGTPNTALPAFEERNPLMRIGESDAAYLIIHGLKDDNVSPQQAFLLEEALQLNHQPCETWYFPEYTHFFPPTANRKTAKALTVWMKEQEKRDRA from the coding sequence TTGAAAAATGGTGATATTGAATCGATGAGATGGTATCCTTCGCCGAATCCAAACGTGCGCTTGCGGGAAGTGACGTATTGGTCTGAAGGTTTGCGTATTAAAGGCTTGCTGGCGCAGCCGAAAAAAGATGATGCCGGGAGTGGAATCTTGTACCTGCGCGGTGGCATCCAGTCCATCGGCATGGTGCGGCCGGCACGGATCGCGCAATTTGCAGGAATGGGATTTACCGTTTTTGCACCTTATTACCGCGGCAATCGTGGCGGCGAAGGGAAAGATGAGTTTGCCGGTGAAGACCGCTATGATGCTGTGAATGCCGTGGAAGTGCTGAAAAAATTCAGTGCAGGGCCTGTGCATTTGCTGGCATTTTCAAGAGGCGGCATTATGGCGCTGTGGACTGCTGTGCTGAGAAGCGATATTTGCTCCGTCGTCACATGGGCAGGCGTCACGGATACGGTGCTGACGTATAAAGAGCGGCTGGATATGCGCCGCATGATGAAGCGTCTTTACGGCGGCACGCCGAATACGGCGCTTCCGGCATTTGAAGAACGCAATCCCTTGATGCGCATCGGAGAGAGCGATGCTGCTTACTTGATTATCCATGGCTTGAAAGACGACAATGTTTCGCCTCAGCAAGCCTTCTTGTTGGAAGAAGCGTTACAGCTCAACCATCAGCCGTGTGAAACGTGGTATTTCCCGGAGTACACACATTTTTTCCCTCCTACGGCAAATCGCAAGACTGCGAAGGCCTTGACGGTATGGATGAAAGAGCAGGAAAAGCGTGACAGGGCATAG
- a CDS encoding NUDIX domain-containing protein, which produces MEYKDLNGCTCRLFFEKGQSQIESRHVLVIGKYNGSWLLTRHSMRGLEFPGGKAEPGESLDEAAKREVYEETGAIVNELSWLAEYTVYTDKPFSKTVFTATIEDMKQVEWMETDGPALVPELVIDENYSFLMRDSGMEAIIEKVKTVEKW; this is translated from the coding sequence ATGGAATATAAGGACTTGAACGGCTGCACTTGCCGTTTATTTTTTGAAAAAGGACAGTCGCAGATCGAAAGCCGGCATGTGCTGGTCATAGGAAAGTATAATGGCAGCTGGCTGTTGACGAGGCATTCCATGCGCGGCCTTGAATTTCCCGGCGGCAAAGCCGAGCCAGGCGAATCGCTGGATGAGGCAGCGAAGCGGGAAGTATACGAAGAAACCGGAGCCATTGTGAATGAATTAAGTTGGCTTGCGGAATATACGGTTTATACAGATAAACCTTTCAGCAAAACGGTATTTACGGCCACGATTGAGGACATGAAGCAAGTGGAGTGGATGGAAACTGACGGCCCGGCGTTGGTGCCTGAACTTGTGATCGATGAAAATTACAGCTTCCTCATGCGTGACTCGGGCATGGAAGCGATTATAGAGAAGGTGAAGACTGTTGAAAAATGGTGA
- the menC gene encoding o-succinylbenzoate synthase — MAVIAGIEFHKVKQPLNQPFITVLQKVQEREVTIVIVRDAEGREGYGECVAFDTPWYTEETVTGSRFVMEQVLAPLLLGGQMEHPAETACLFSTVKGNHMAKAAVEMAVWDLFAKRQGLPLYEFIGGVYAPIPAGVVVAGEMEDLSQNIKMAIDSGYRRIKLKISPDTDVALLKSLVAANPEISFYADANGSFSGRALEELLAFDQAGFVLIEQPYGEHEWEAHRIARSKMTTPICLDESIHSLEDVKRMAEQQAGDVIVLKMGRLGGWAETLKVVEFCRNEQIGMWVGGMIEFGVSKAHNLALASLPEVKLTGDFSDSGHFWQTDIVSPEIYVEHGKIKLSESPGIGYRLNI, encoded by the coding sequence ATGGCTGTAATTGCCGGCATTGAATTCCATAAGGTGAAGCAGCCTTTGAACCAGCCTTTCATTACTGTCTTGCAGAAAGTACAAGAGCGGGAAGTGACGATAGTGATTGTCCGGGACGCTGAAGGGCGCGAGGGCTACGGTGAATGTGTTGCTTTTGATACGCCTTGGTATACCGAAGAGACCGTGACCGGCAGCCGCTTTGTGATGGAGCAGGTGCTCGCCCCGCTATTGCTGGGTGGGCAAATGGAGCATCCGGCTGAGACGGCGTGTTTATTTTCAACAGTAAAAGGCAATCATATGGCAAAAGCGGCTGTTGAAATGGCTGTATGGGATTTATTCGCCAAGCGACAAGGCTTGCCGCTTTATGAATTTATCGGGGGAGTCTATGCCCCGATTCCTGCAGGAGTGGTCGTCGCAGGGGAAATGGAAGATTTGTCGCAGAATATCAAAATGGCGATCGACAGTGGTTATCGGCGCATCAAACTGAAAATTTCACCTGATACCGATGTGGCTTTATTGAAAAGCTTGGTTGCGGCCAATCCAGAGATCTCGTTCTATGCCGATGCCAATGGCAGTTTTTCAGGACGCGCATTGGAGGAATTGCTGGCATTTGATCAGGCCGGTTTTGTGTTGATTGAGCAGCCATATGGAGAACATGAGTGGGAGGCACACCGGATTGCACGTTCAAAAATGACGACGCCAATCTGCCTGGATGAAAGCATTCATAGCCTCGAAGATGTAAAACGCATGGCGGAACAGCAAGCAGGGGATGTCATCGTCTTGAAGATGGGGCGTCTCGGTGGTTGGGCAGAAACCTTGAAGGTCGTCGAGTTCTGCAGAAATGAACAGATCGGGATGTGGGTCGGCGGCATGATCGAGTTTGGCGTCTCGAAAGCGCATAATCTGGCGCTTGCCTCGCTGCCGGAAGTGAAACTGACCGGGGATTTTTCAGATTCAGGCCATTTTTGGCAGACAGATATCGTCTCTCCGGAAATCTATGTGGAGCACGGGAAAATCAAATTAAGCGAAAGCCCGGGAATCGGATATAGGCTGAACATATAA
- the pckA gene encoding phosphoenolpyruvate carboxykinase (ATP): protein MTSVNLANDLKELLNGSNINMQLSVPQLVEAATSHGEAVLTREGAVKAETGKYTGRSPKDKYMVEEAISKDKIDWGSVNRPISAEIFENLYAKVLNHLKEKDALYVFKGFAGADPESRLAIQTINEYAWHNLFAHQLFIRPTAEELKAHEAEFTVVYAPTFHADPAVDGTDSETFIIVSMEKKIILIGGTEYAGEMKKSIFSIMNYILPEKGILPMHCSANVGKNDDVALFFGLSGTGKTTLSADEDRKLIGDDEHGWSDNGVFNIEGGCYAKTINLSRANEPQIFDAIRFGSVLENVVVDKDTRISDYDDGSLTENTRAAYPIDAIDNIVVPSVAGHPKTIVFLTADAFGVLPPISKLTKEQAMYHFLSGYTSKLAGTERGVTSPEATFSTCFGSPFLPLHATVYAEMLGDKIDEHGADVYLVNTGWTGGVYGVGSRMKLSYTRTMVRAAIRGDLNGVEMEHESVFGLNMPKEIPGVPTEVLNPRNAWADKEAYDQKSQELAKKFKDNFEKFGTVDAGISQKGGPTHN, encoded by the coding sequence ATGACTTCAGTGAACCTAGCAAATGATTTGAAAGAGCTTTTGAACGGCTCGAATATCAATATGCAATTATCCGTTCCACAATTGGTGGAAGCTGCAACATCCCACGGGGAGGCAGTATTGACGCGTGAAGGCGCGGTCAAAGCGGAAACCGGCAAATACACGGGCCGTTCGCCTAAAGACAAGTATATGGTAGAAGAGGCGATTTCGAAAGATAAAATTGACTGGGGCAGCGTCAACCGCCCAATCTCCGCTGAAATCTTTGAAAACCTATATGCTAAAGTCCTTAATCATTTGAAAGAAAAAGACGCTTTGTATGTCTTCAAAGGTTTTGCCGGTGCAGATCCTGAGTCCCGTCTGGCGATTCAGACGATCAACGAATATGCATGGCATAACCTGTTTGCCCATCAATTGTTCATCCGCCCGACTGCGGAAGAACTGAAGGCGCATGAAGCTGAATTCACTGTTGTTTACGCCCCGACTTTCCACGCAGATCCTGCAGTGGACGGAACGGATTCCGAAACATTCATCATCGTTTCGATGGAAAAGAAAATCATCTTGATCGGCGGTACAGAATACGCAGGCGAAATGAAGAAATCCATCTTCTCGATCATGAACTACATCCTTCCTGAAAAAGGCATCCTGCCGATGCACTGCTCGGCGAACGTCGGCAAAAACGATGACGTTGCCTTGTTCTTCGGCCTTTCCGGTACAGGGAAAACGACTTTGTCGGCTGACGAAGACCGCAAATTGATCGGCGACGATGAGCACGGCTGGTCCGATAACGGCGTCTTCAACATCGAAGGCGGCTGCTATGCAAAAACGATCAACTTGTCACGTGCTAACGAACCGCAAATCTTCGATGCCATCCGTTTCGGCTCTGTTCTTGAAAACGTCGTCGTTGACAAAGACACGCGCATCTCGGATTACGACGACGGATCATTGACAGAAAACACGCGTGCAGCGTACCCGATCGATGCTATCGATAATATCGTTGTCCCTTCTGTTGCAGGCCACCCGAAAACGATTGTCTTTTTGACTGCGGACGCATTCGGCGTATTGCCTCCAATCAGCAAATTGACGAAAGAACAAGCGATGTATCATTTCCTTAGCGGCTATACATCGAAACTTGCCGGCACAGAACGCGGCGTCACTTCACCGGAAGCGACATTCTCGACATGCTTCGGCTCACCATTCCTTCCGCTTCACGCGACTGTCTATGCAGAAATGCTCGGCGATAAAATTGATGAGCACGGCGCAGACGTCTACCTAGTAAACACGGGATGGACTGGCGGAGTATACGGCGTCGGAAGCCGCATGAAACTGTCATACACTCGCACAATGGTCCGCGCAGCGATCCGCGGCGACTTGAACGGCGTGGAAATGGAACACGAATCCGTCTTCGGCTTGAACATGCCAAAAGAAATCCCAGGCGTGCCGACTGAAGTATTGAACCCGCGCAATGCATGGGCTGATAAAGAAGCTTATGACCAAAAATCACAGGAATTGGCGAAGAAATTCAAAGACAACTTTGAAAAATTCGGCACTGTGGATGCTGGCATCAGCCAAAAAGGCGGGCCTACCCATAATTAA
- the yidD gene encoding membrane protein insertion efficiency factor YidD, with protein sequence MKTALVKLFRFYQRFISPLSPPSCRFYPTCSHYGIEAVEKHGALKGGYLAIRRILSCHPFHKGGVDFVPEEWPPKK encoded by the coding sequence ATGAAAACTGCATTAGTGAAGCTGTTCCGTTTTTATCAACGCTTCATCTCCCCCTTGTCGCCGCCAAGCTGCAGATTCTATCCGACTTGCTCCCATTATGGGATCGAAGCGGTGGAAAAACACGGTGCATTAAAAGGCGGCTATCTCGCAATTCGCCGCATATTGAGCTGCCATCCGTTCCATAAAGGCGGAGTGGATTTTGTTCCGGAAGAATGGCCCCCTAAAAAATAG
- a CDS encoding metal ABC transporter solute-binding protein, Zn/Mn family → MKKLALFAGIALILLLAACGSNTETDSGAEGDATEGKLDVYATVYPLVYFAERIGGERVDVKSVYPAGANEHSFEPTQKDMINMADADLLFYVGLGLEGFIDSAQETLQNEDLEFVATADGITDEQLEAAAGKQAETQSEDEHGHEEEDAHEEEGHDEQEEGHEGHDHGSTDPHVWISPVLSQDLAASVRDALTEKDPEGAEEFDKNYEELVAELEALDESFQNLNEKVERDIFFVSHSAFGYIAAPYGFEQVAIAGLNSQDEPSQKELTEIVDMAREKDIQYIVFEQNVSSNLTEVIQNEVGAEAIEMHNLGVLTQENIDNDETYFTLMEKNLQALETVLK, encoded by the coding sequence ATGAAGAAACTAGCATTATTTGCAGGAATAGCACTCATTTTATTATTGGCTGCGTGCGGCAGCAACACAGAAACCGACAGCGGGGCTGAAGGCGATGCAACCGAAGGGAAACTTGATGTATACGCAACGGTTTATCCGCTCGTCTATTTTGCAGAACGCATCGGCGGCGAGCGTGTCGACGTCAAATCCGTTTACCCGGCTGGCGCCAACGAGCATAGCTTTGAACCAACCCAAAAAGACATGATTAATATGGCGGACGCCGATCTGCTCTTTTATGTTGGTTTAGGACTTGAAGGCTTTATCGACAGCGCACAGGAAACGCTGCAAAATGAAGATCTCGAATTTGTCGCTACGGCAGACGGAATCACCGATGAACAACTCGAAGCTGCGGCTGGTAAACAAGCCGAGACACAAAGTGAAGACGAGCATGGGCATGAAGAGGAAGATGCTCATGAAGAAGAAGGACATGATGAACAGGAAGAAGGCCACGAAGGCCATGACCACGGCTCCACTGATCCACATGTCTGGATCTCACCTGTCTTAAGCCAGGATCTCGCCGCTTCTGTCCGTGATGCTTTAACGGAAAAAGACCCGGAAGGCGCAGAGGAATTCGATAAGAATTATGAAGAACTCGTCGCTGAACTAGAAGCCCTTGATGAATCCTTCCAAAACTTGAACGAAAAAGTCGAACGCGACATCTTCTTTGTGTCCCACTCAGCATTCGGCTATATTGCAGCACCTTACGGATTTGAGCAAGTCGCTATCGCAGGTTTGAACAGCCAAGATGAACCGTCCCAGAAAGAATTGACGGAAATCGTCGACATGGCGCGTGAAAAAGATATTCAATACATCGTCTTTGAACAAAATGTTTCGTCGAATTTGACGGAAGTCATCCAAAACGAAGTCGGCGCCGAAGCGATTGAAATGCATAATCTCGGAGTCTTGACCCAAGAAAACATCGACAACGATGAAACGTATTTCACCTTGATGGAAAAAAATCTGCAAGCACTCGAAACAGTCTTGAAATAA
- a CDS encoding Dps family protein, giving the protein MSTALNEELNVQVATWSVVYTKLHNFHWYVKGPSFFTLHVKFEELYNEATLHMDEIAERLLALGGKPVATMKEQLELSVVDEATSSESAEQMVDTIVSDYDKIMKSLKKGMELAAGDGDDMTEDMFNAIHQNLEKHSWMLSAFLGEKK; this is encoded by the coding sequence GTGTCAACAGCATTAAATGAAGAATTAAACGTACAAGTCGCTACATGGTCAGTGGTCTATACGAAACTACATAATTTCCACTGGTATGTCAAAGGGCCATCTTTCTTTACCTTGCATGTAAAGTTTGAGGAGCTGTATAACGAAGCGACGCTCCATATGGATGAAATTGCGGAACGCCTGCTGGCACTCGGCGGCAAGCCGGTAGCGACAATGAAAGAGCAGCTGGAATTGTCGGTCGTAGATGAAGCGACAAGCAGCGAGAGCGCGGAGCAGATGGTCGATACCATCGTTTCCGATTACGACAAAATCATGAAATCCTTGAAAAAAGGCATGGAACTTGCTGCTGGAGACGGCGATGACATGACAGAGGATATGTTCAATGCCATCCATCAAAACTTAGAGAAGCATTCGTGGATGCTGTCTGCATTTCTTGGCGAAAAGAAGTAG
- the menB gene encoding 1,4-dihydroxy-2-naphthoyl-CoA synthase, which yields MSTRQWVTELTYEDIKYETYNGIAKITINRPEVRNAFRPKTVHELIDAFSRARDNSDVGVIVLTGEGEKAFCSGGDQSVRGHGGYVGEDEIPRLNVLDLQRLIRVIPKPVVAMVAGFAIGGGHVLHVVCDLTIAADNARFGQTGPRVGSFDAGYGSGYLARIIGHKKAREIWYLCRQYDAQEALDMGLVNTVVPYEQLEDETVKWCEEMLEMSPTALRFVKAAMNADTDGLAGLQQMAGDATLLYYTTDEAKEGRDAFKEKRKPDFGQFPRFP from the coding sequence ATGTCAACACGTCAATGGGTTACAGAACTTACATATGAAGACATTAAATACGAAACATATAATGGGATTGCAAAAATCACCATTAACCGTCCGGAAGTGCGCAATGCATTCCGCCCGAAAACAGTCCATGAATTGATCGACGCGTTTTCACGCGCGCGCGACAACTCGGATGTCGGCGTCATCGTCTTGACAGGCGAAGGCGAAAAAGCATTCTGTTCAGGTGGCGATCAATCCGTCCGCGGACATGGCGGCTACGTCGGGGAAGATGAAATTCCGCGCCTTAACGTCCTGGACTTGCAGCGTTTGATCCGCGTCATTCCAAAACCGGTTGTTGCAATGGTTGCTGGATTCGCGATCGGCGGCGGACACGTGCTTCACGTTGTTTGTGATTTGACGATTGCTGCAGACAACGCACGCTTCGGCCAAACTGGACCGCGCGTCGGTTCATTTGATGCAGGCTATGGCTCCGGCTATTTGGCACGCATCATCGGACATAAGAAAGCTCGCGAAATCTGGTACTTGTGCCGCCAATACGATGCACAGGAAGCGCTTGATATGGGCCTTGTTAACACAGTTGTGCCTTACGAGCAATTGGAAGACGAAACCGTGAAATGGTGCGAGGAAATGCTCGAAATGAGCCCGACTGCATTGCGTTTCGTCAAAGCGGCAATGAATGCGGATACGGACGGCCTTGCTGGACTTCAGCAAATGGCTGGAGACGCGACTTTGCTTTATTACACAACGGATGAAGCGAAAGAAGGCCGCGATGCGTTTAAAGAAAAACGCAAACCGGACTTCGGCCAATTCCCGCGTTTCCCTTGA
- the menD gene encoding 2-succinyl-5-enolpyruvyl-6-hydroxy-3-cyclohexene-1-carboxylic-acid synthase: MTNREFLTEYVSAFTHSLLHAGVKKAVISPGSRSTPLAYAFMKQEGIDTYRQIDERSAGFYALGLAKASNSSVVLICTSGTAAANYFPAIVEAYYARVPLLVVTADRPHELREVGAPQAINQINLFGSHVKWSADLPLPEQGNRLDFLKRHLGRASAMAESAPKGPVHLNVPFREPLGIDFNQPYESQGELYRFESGQQLTDEAASFLKEVFGQSRGLLIAGENAGKISTEQWEFIRRLGWPVLADPLSNLRSNVPDDLMGVIVDSYDALLKNEKFATSVSPDVVVRIGPQPVSKPLSLFLGKAELASYVVLDESPMLRDPQSAVTHHIQQHASALWKLSLEAKSSNPYLERWIKAGELVQETMSIHCQQELDEGVLAKAFFDELDGCDLTVSSSMPIRDADTYFQVTQRDVQIYANRGANGIDGVVSTAFGIQAANKRPSYLLIGDLALLHDMNGLLASKLQAADMTIVVMNNDGGGIFSYLPQSKEERYYEELFGTPTGIQFKAAAEMYDAEYFSAETVEELQSALRTPKEKPVRIIEVATDRANNVTIHRKLWSRLDEGLNTWN, encoded by the coding sequence ATGACGAATCGTGAGTTTTTAACTGAATATGTTTCGGCGTTTACGCATTCCTTACTCCACGCCGGGGTGAAAAAAGCGGTTATCAGCCCGGGCTCGCGTTCAACGCCTCTTGCTTATGCCTTTATGAAACAGGAAGGGATAGATACGTATCGGCAAATAGATGAACGTTCGGCTGGGTTTTACGCGCTTGGCTTAGCAAAAGCTTCGAACAGTTCAGTTGTATTGATTTGTACATCAGGGACCGCGGCAGCCAATTATTTCCCTGCGATTGTGGAAGCCTATTACGCACGTGTCCCACTTCTTGTCGTGACAGCGGACCGACCTCATGAACTTCGTGAAGTTGGGGCTCCGCAAGCAATCAACCAAATCAATCTTTTCGGCTCCCATGTCAAATGGTCGGCCGATCTGCCATTGCCGGAGCAAGGCAACCGTTTGGACTTTCTGAAGCGGCATTTGGGGCGTGCTTCAGCCATGGCTGAAAGCGCGCCAAAAGGTCCGGTTCATTTGAATGTGCCGTTCCGTGAACCGCTCGGAATTGACTTTAACCAGCCATATGAAAGTCAAGGAGAACTATACCGTTTTGAAAGTGGCCAGCAGCTGACTGATGAAGCAGCTAGTTTTTTAAAGGAAGTGTTCGGACAGTCTCGAGGCCTATTAATTGCAGGGGAAAACGCCGGAAAGATTTCAACAGAGCAATGGGAGTTTATCCGACGCCTCGGTTGGCCAGTGCTTGCCGATCCGTTGTCGAATCTGCGTTCGAATGTACCTGATGATCTAATGGGTGTCATCGTCGATTCGTATGATGCCTTGCTGAAGAACGAGAAATTCGCTACTAGTGTATCGCCGGACGTAGTGGTAAGGATTGGGCCTCAGCCTGTATCCAAGCCACTCAGCCTGTTTTTGGGGAAAGCCGAGCTTGCGAGTTATGTCGTGCTCGATGAAAGCCCGATGCTCAGAGATCCGCAATCTGCTGTCACGCATCACATCCAACAGCATGCTTCTGCCCTATGGAAGTTGAGTTTGGAAGCGAAATCGTCGAATCCGTATCTCGAACGATGGATAAAAGCAGGGGAATTGGTGCAGGAGACGATGTCTATCCATTGTCAGCAAGAATTGGATGAAGGCGTATTGGCGAAAGCCTTTTTTGATGAGCTCGATGGGTGTGATTTAACTGTTAGCAGCAGTATGCCGATCCGGGATGCCGATACGTATTTCCAGGTGACGCAGCGGGACGTCCAGATTTATGCCAACCGCGGCGCCAATGGCATAGACGGAGTGGTATCGACTGCTTTCGGGATCCAGGCAGCGAATAAACGTCCTAGCTATCTATTAATCGGTGATTTGGCTTTGCTGCATGATATGAACGGTTTGCTTGCTTCGAAACTGCAAGCTGCCGATATGACGATTGTCGTCATGAATAATGACGGCGGCGGGATATTCTCTTATTTGCCGCAGTCGAAAGAAGAGCGCTATTACGAGGAACTTTTTGGTACACCGACTGGAATCCAATTTAAAGCAGCAGCTGAAATGTACGATGCGGAATATTTCTCTGCGGAGACTGTAGAAGAATTGCAGTCGGCGCTCAGAACGCCGAAAGAAAAGCCGGTACGCATCATTGAAGTGGCGACGGACCGCGCCAATAATGTAACGATTCACCGGAAATTGTGGAGCCGGCTGGATGAGGGGCTAAACACATGGAATTGA
- a CDS encoding o-succinylbenzoate--CoA ligase: protein MTYPNWLSQRAYLTGNQLALSFGEDEWTFTQVNKLALDYAGKLAHFGVTEHSRVALLAKSNAESVFVMYACLHIGCEMVMLNERLAGAELAYQIEDAKVDRVFVGAELFEKVAAVQPVSFEQLRQAPSTDFNLRAEWAKDRTVSIMYTSGTTGNPKGVRQTAENHFSSAVSSALNLGVSPDDVWLCTVPLFHISGFSILMRSLVYGMGVRLYEKFDAVACADELCKGQVTHSSMVAVTLDQVLREIEQRELRVSPRFKQILAGGGPVPVSYLQRAEAHGIQVLQTYGMTETSSQTTTLQPADAKTKIGSAGKPLFLYQVKIEEAATGEAGEILIKGPQVTPGYIGKFKDRAVQKDGWLATGDVGYLDAEGFLFVVDRRSDLLVSGGENIYPAEIEKVLMAHPSVREAGVCAMADSTWGEVPAAFVVLDEPEVLDELAEFCRGQLAGYKVPKLFRVVNELPRNASNKLLRRELKTWL from the coding sequence ATGACGTATCCGAATTGGCTGTCGCAGCGTGCTTACCTGACGGGAAATCAATTGGCCTTATCATTCGGCGAGGATGAATGGACATTTACACAAGTGAACAAGCTCGCGCTCGATTATGCCGGGAAGCTGGCGCATTTTGGCGTCACGGAACATTCGCGTGTGGCCTTGCTCGCTAAATCGAATGCCGAGTCTGTTTTTGTTATGTACGCCTGTCTGCATATCGGCTGTGAAATGGTCATGCTCAATGAACGGCTGGCGGGAGCGGAATTAGCGTATCAGATTGAAGACGCAAAGGTGGACCGAGTATTTGTGGGTGCTGAGTTATTCGAAAAAGTGGCAGCAGTGCAGCCGGTTTCTTTTGAGCAATTGAGGCAGGCGCCATCTACGGACTTTAATTTGCGGGCAGAATGGGCGAAAGACCGGACTGTGTCGATCATGTATACTTCGGGTACGACGGGCAATCCGAAAGGGGTTCGGCAGACAGCTGAAAACCATTTTTCGAGTGCGGTGTCTTCTGCGCTGAATTTGGGTGTGTCGCCTGACGATGTCTGGCTCTGCACGGTGCCTTTGTTCCATATCAGCGGATTCTCGATTTTGATGCGGTCGCTTGTTTACGGAATGGGTGTCCGGCTTTACGAGAAATTCGACGCTGTGGCGTGTGCGGATGAATTATGCAAAGGGCAAGTGACGCACAGTTCGATGGTCGCTGTCACGCTTGATCAAGTACTTAGGGAAATCGAGCAGCGCGAACTGCGCGTTTCGCCACGTTTTAAGCAGATTTTGGCGGGAGGCGGCCCGGTTCCGGTGTCTTATTTGCAGCGTGCGGAAGCGCATGGCATTCAAGTGCTCCAAACCTACGGCATGACCGAAACGTCTTCGCAGACGACGACCTTGCAGCCGGCTGATGCGAAAACGAAGATCGGTTCTGCGGGCAAGCCGCTATTTTTATATCAGGTGAAAATCGAAGAAGCGGCTACAGGGGAAGCGGGAGAGATCCTCATCAAGGGGCCTCAAGTGACTCCTGGCTATATCGGCAAGTTCAAAGACCGGGCCGTGCAAAAAGACGGCTGGCTCGCAACGGGTGATGTCGGTTATTTAGACGCAGAAGGATTTTTATTCGTCGTCGACAGGCGCTCGGATCTGCTCGTTTCTGGCGGAGAGAATATTTATCCGGCAGAAATCGAGAAGGTGTTGATGGCACATCCTTCCGTCCGGGAAGCCGGGGTTTGCGCAATGGCAGACAGCACGTGGGGAGAAGTGCCGGCTGCGTTTGTCGTGCTCGATGAACCTGAAGTGTTGGATGAGCTGGCGGAATTTTGCCGCGGTCAGCTGGCCGGCTATAAAGTGCCAAAACTTTTCCGTGTGGTGAATGAGCTGCCTCGGAACGCGTCGAATAAATTGCTCAGAAGGGAATTGAAGACATGGCTGTAA